The following proteins come from a genomic window of Brevibacillus antibioticus:
- a CDS encoding toxin Cry1Ac domain D-VI-related protein has product MGKQQPKAKTILTAVVSTGFLLSFVGNAYAAVSYPIKEIQTIGTASASVAEDQTDEEVREVSEEVVEEDNQSWESLLESEGHTATNGFIAYRLENAPDKAPAAKNFRLTAAIDDRNPTRIKIQNFIWLEKEQLVLLSFSPIRATKKEQTVSLRLQYDGEEEEFEPYVIAEKGTKAERIELVAIAEDAQLSTKDRTDKSLPLVAVAFDENNRIVTGRELLWSSSNKRIAFVNIEGKVTAKNEGLVEITAKMDDAEAVFEIAVDGAELPDLPALSVSETVIEEAGANDGSITAKQTLKLSNGKFIGELSADDIEVHNLPEGLAIEVNQESDDELIILFTGQVKKHSVADTVKEVSFTIDKRNIKRAQKDVTSDSFSIRFRDPVIVIPSPIDPPPIPALLKAKRAVEELFTDGKKEELREGTTQKQIDDAKKLVEGLENSVQEKPGLLADIEKAQDQYDDLLLVEAKKAVRDLFTDSNGAALKPEVTQSTIHAAKEKVNKLNDGSETKVLLLADIQKAQELLELGNTPPEEVKRAVEGLFTTNDMIELRPKVTQEMIDAAYSKVKLLREGPEKTHWMSYVDKAQMLFNNPRVDRWPDAKIELPIAPTQNRQVTIGDKWEPAMDKRALSEYLEVSVKNQPLSYNYDKQLDRFVINEKEYITVEVDESLLEMTHGEYGVTFKAKPAVTEDDNSYAVFKLYRGQDLLDTEEIGVGFDATNPQLSPDVTEEGTTYTLSASEPLRNDPNPNLRLLFSPSGNFDDKREVTGYARFQVSGNTIRVTFQDTFYNLFGSLITEQSKVSFEPGFIRDKAGNLIQGTATAPVTPKQ; this is encoded by the coding sequence ATGGGCAAACAGCAGCCAAAAGCCAAAACAATCCTAACAGCCGTTGTTTCCACGGGTTTTTTGCTTTCTTTTGTCGGCAATGCCTATGCAGCCGTTTCGTATCCGATTAAAGAAATCCAGACAATCGGGACAGCCAGCGCGTCAGTAGCAGAAGACCAAACGGATGAGGAAGTACGAGAGGTATCAGAGGAAGTAGTAGAAGAAGATAATCAGTCATGGGAGTCCTTGCTAGAGTCAGAGGGGCACACAGCGACGAATGGCTTTATTGCCTATCGATTGGAGAATGCTCCAGACAAGGCACCTGCTGCTAAGAATTTCCGTTTGACGGCCGCCATAGATGATCGAAATCCTACACGGATCAAAATCCAAAACTTTATTTGGCTAGAGAAAGAGCAGCTTGTATTGCTCAGCTTTTCACCGATTCGTGCTACGAAAAAAGAACAGACGGTTTCCTTGCGCTTGCAGTATGACGGTGAAGAAGAGGAATTTGAACCATACGTGATCGCGGAAAAAGGGACAAAAGCAGAGCGGATCGAGCTGGTAGCGATCGCAGAGGATGCCCAGCTATCTACCAAAGATCGTACGGATAAATCGTTGCCGCTGGTCGCCGTTGCATTCGATGAAAATAACCGTATCGTTACGGGACGGGAGTTGCTCTGGAGCTCTAGCAATAAACGAATTGCGTTCGTCAACATCGAGGGCAAGGTAACAGCCAAGAACGAAGGACTCGTTGAAATTACAGCAAAAATGGATGATGCAGAAGCCGTCTTTGAGATAGCCGTAGATGGAGCTGAGCTGCCTGATTTGCCAGCGCTTTCTGTCAGCGAGACAGTGATAGAAGAAGCAGGGGCAAATGATGGTAGCATCACAGCCAAACAAACACTCAAGCTATCAAATGGCAAGTTCATTGGTGAACTATCAGCTGATGATATCGAAGTACATAATCTGCCTGAGGGCTTGGCTATTGAGGTCAACCAAGAGAGCGACGACGAGCTCATCATCTTATTTACGGGACAGGTCAAAAAGCATAGTGTCGCGGACACGGTAAAAGAGGTCAGCTTCACGATCGACAAGCGAAACATCAAGCGAGCACAGAAAGATGTCACAAGTGACAGTTTTTCCATCCGTTTCAGAGACCCCGTCATCGTGATTCCGTCTCCAATCGATCCTCCACCGATCCCGGCTCTGCTAAAGGCGAAGAGAGCTGTCGAAGAGCTGTTTACGGATGGGAAGAAAGAGGAGCTGCGGGAAGGAACGACCCAGAAACAGATCGATGATGCCAAGAAGCTGGTCGAAGGTCTGGAAAATAGCGTGCAGGAAAAGCCTGGTCTGCTTGCCGATATCGAGAAGGCACAGGACCAGTATGACGACTTGCTGCTCGTTGAAGCCAAAAAAGCCGTGCGTGACCTGTTCACCGATTCAAATGGGGCAGCACTAAAACCGGAAGTGACACAAAGCACGATTCATGCAGCCAAGGAAAAGGTAAATAAGCTAAACGATGGTTCGGAGACAAAGGTATTGCTGTTGGCAGACATCCAAAAAGCACAGGAGCTATTGGAACTAGGGAATACTCCCCCGGAGGAAGTGAAGCGAGCAGTTGAGGGACTTTTTACAACGAATGATATGATCGAACTAAGGCCCAAGGTCACGCAGGAAATGATAGATGCAGCCTATTCCAAGGTCAAGCTTCTGCGTGAAGGTCCAGAAAAAACACACTGGATGTCCTATGTAGATAAAGCACAAATGTTGTTCAACAATCCACGCGTAGATCGTTGGCCGGATGCAAAGATCGAGCTGCCAATTGCTCCGACCCAGAACCGTCAAGTTACGATTGGCGACAAATGGGAGCCGGCAATGGACAAAAGGGCACTGAGCGAATATCTTGAGGTATCTGTAAAAAACCAGCCTCTCTCGTACAACTATGATAAGCAGTTGGATCGTTTTGTCATCAATGAAAAGGAGTACATCACCGTCGAGGTTGACGAGTCTTTACTGGAAATGACCCATGGAGAATATGGAGTGACGTTTAAGGCCAAACCAGCGGTTACAGAAGATGACAACTCTTATGCAGTGTTCAAGCTGTATCGCGGCCAAGATTTGCTGGATACAGAGGAGATCGGTGTCGGGTTTGATGCTACAAACCCACAATTGTCCCCAGACGTTACCGAAGAGGGAACAACCTATACATTGTCGGCGTCAGAGCCACTTCGTAATGACCCAAATCCCAATTTGCGGTTGTTATTCTCACCTTCCGGGAATTTTGACGACAAGAGAGAAGTGACGGGGTATGCCAGATTCCAGGTATCAGGAAACACCATTCGCGTAACGTTTCAGGATACGTTCTACAACTTGTTCGGGTCTCTCATCACAGAACAGAGCAAGGTTTCCTTTGAGCCAGGCTTCATAAGGGATAAGGCTGGGAACCTCATACAAGGTACAGCAACAGCACCTGTAACACCCAAGCAATGA
- a CDS encoding lipoate--protein ligase produces MKFIDNQGITDPRINLAIEEYALKHLPNSDDYLLFYINEPSIIIGKNQNTIEEINATYVEENHIHVVRRLSGGGAVYHDLGNLNFSFITNDDGESFHNFRKFTAPVVQALKTLGVEAELTGRNDIQVGERKISGNAQYSTKGRMFSHGTLLFDSEMENVVSALKVNAEKIQSKGIKSIRSRVANISEFLEMKMTIEEFRLAILRSIFGEGEIEEYKLTDQDWENIHELSRSRYQTWEWNYGKSPKSNYRQSKRFDIGTVEIQLAIEKGKVKDAKIYGDFFGVRDVAELEAVLRDTPYDRSSISERLADINLQAFFGNLDQASFVDLLLV; encoded by the coding sequence ATGAAATTCATCGATAATCAAGGGATAACAGATCCGCGGATCAATTTGGCGATTGAGGAATACGCCCTGAAGCATTTGCCCAACAGTGACGACTACTTGCTGTTTTATATTAATGAACCTTCTATTATTATCGGGAAAAACCAAAATACAATTGAAGAGATTAATGCGACTTATGTAGAGGAAAATCATATTCACGTCGTTCGCAGACTGTCTGGAGGCGGCGCCGTTTATCACGATCTGGGCAATCTCAACTTCAGCTTTATTACGAATGATGACGGCGAGTCCTTCCACAATTTCCGCAAATTCACGGCTCCAGTGGTACAAGCCTTGAAAACATTAGGGGTAGAAGCAGAGCTGACAGGACGAAATGACATCCAGGTCGGGGAACGGAAAATTTCTGGCAACGCGCAGTATTCGACCAAAGGACGCATGTTCAGCCACGGCACGCTGCTTTTTGATTCGGAAATGGAAAACGTCGTGTCTGCGCTCAAGGTAAACGCAGAGAAGATCCAGTCCAAAGGGATCAAATCTATTCGCAGTCGTGTCGCCAACATCTCGGAGTTTTTGGAGATGAAGATGACCATTGAAGAGTTCCGTCTGGCGATTCTCCGTTCGATTTTTGGAGAAGGCGAGATCGAAGAATACAAGCTGACTGACCAGGATTGGGAGAATATTCACGAGCTTTCCCGTTCCCGTTACCAGACTTGGGAGTGGAACTACGGCAAGTCACCGAAAAGCAATTACCGTCAATCCAAACGTTTCGATATCGGCACCGTGGAAATCCAGCTAGCTATTGAAAAAGGCAAAGTGAAAGACGCGAAGATATACGGAGATTTCTTCGGTGTACGTGATGTAGCGGAGCTTGAAGCAGTGCTGCGAGATACGCCGTACGATCGCTCATCAATCAGTGAGCGACTCGCAGACATCAATCTTCAGGCGTTTTTCGGGAATCTGGATCAAGCATCTTTTGTCGATTTGTTACTCGTCTAA
- a CDS encoding sensor histidine kinase, with protein MNIKSRIALHLIMWLVLVGLILFVLAGFTLYWTLEEISKVQSSRQFESVGLQRLIQTIEVEGEDVHFDPELLEKVRDSGGWLQRIDEKGYVTDAFFTPPEVPSYYGPGQLTAYWLRKSPFPYQLSLWIQEKDGVVHTLLYGMTNRDDDFLQQVIEEAEQKNNEIMLPPSIQNQLKRKAGWVQLLDSKGAELASFNKPAKAIKDFSVEELALRSIYPDRYGATIVSHYDQKSGQTWVLSYPLPGTTPGEEPLLKPESKALFIGMGMLLLSAMLVFGIVSYFFGQRFGAPIVHVLRWLTFLRGGKYEEPANADGVPLSQDKRGKRKRKYRIYQDVIDSMDSLSQTLNRNEKLRHETEQLRNEWIAGVSHDLKTPLSSVKGYAHLLGNAEYTWTTEEVHTFAKIILDKSAYMEDLINDLALTYRLRNGQGAPTVELVDLNVCTAEAITEAAKHPLYPEGCIQFTPSAEPVYMLVYKPWFQRIVDNLVANALIHNESGTIVSISVQAVESSTAVLIFSDNGSGMDEETADRLFERYYRGTDTESRTEGSGLGMVITKALVEAFGGSIEVKTAVGQGTTISIAWEAEQPPRSYIGC; from the coding sequence ATGAATATTAAGAGCAGAATCGCGCTCCATCTGATCATGTGGCTGGTGCTGGTTGGTCTCATTCTCTTTGTGCTAGCCGGGTTTACGTTATATTGGACACTTGAAGAAATTTCAAAAGTGCAGTCCTCACGTCAATTTGAGAGTGTTGGCTTGCAGAGGTTGATCCAGACCATAGAAGTAGAGGGAGAGGATGTTCACTTTGACCCGGAGCTGCTGGAGAAGGTGCGAGATAGCGGAGGGTGGCTTCAGCGGATTGATGAAAAGGGGTATGTCACCGACGCTTTCTTTACCCCGCCAGAGGTACCCAGCTACTACGGTCCTGGTCAATTAACCGCTTATTGGCTCCGTAAAAGCCCATTCCCCTATCAGCTATCGTTATGGATACAGGAAAAAGACGGCGTGGTACACACCTTGTTGTATGGGATGACGAACCGCGATGACGATTTCTTGCAACAGGTGATCGAGGAGGCTGAGCAGAAAAATAACGAGATCATGCTTCCTCCAAGCATCCAAAATCAACTGAAGAGGAAAGCGGGCTGGGTGCAGCTCCTGGACTCGAAGGGAGCAGAGCTGGCTTCCTTCAATAAGCCTGCAAAAGCAATCAAGGATTTCTCGGTGGAAGAGCTGGCCCTGCGCTCGATATACCCGGATCGCTACGGAGCAACAATCGTATCGCATTATGATCAAAAAAGCGGCCAAACCTGGGTACTCAGTTATCCGTTGCCAGGAACGACTCCCGGGGAAGAACCGTTATTGAAACCGGAAAGTAAGGCTCTTTTCATCGGGATGGGCATGTTGCTCTTGTCGGCAATGCTCGTCTTCGGGATTGTGTCCTACTTTTTCGGACAGCGATTTGGCGCACCGATTGTTCACGTATTACGGTGGCTGACCTTTTTGCGTGGAGGAAAGTACGAGGAGCCTGCCAATGCGGATGGTGTTCCGCTCAGTCAAGACAAGCGAGGGAAGAGAAAGCGCAAATACCGTATCTACCAAGATGTGATTGATTCGATGGACTCCTTGTCGCAAACGCTTAACCGCAACGAAAAGCTGCGCCATGAAACGGAGCAATTGAGAAATGAGTGGATCGCAGGCGTTTCCCATGACCTGAAAACGCCGCTGTCCTCTGTCAAAGGGTACGCGCATCTGTTAGGAAATGCCGAGTATACGTGGACGACAGAAGAGGTACATACTTTCGCGAAAATTATTTTGGACAAGTCAGCGTATATGGAAGACTTGATCAACGATTTGGCGCTGACGTATCGATTGAGGAACGGACAAGGTGCTCCTACGGTTGAGCTCGTTGACTTGAATGTGTGCACAGCTGAAGCCATTACGGAAGCAGCAAAACATCCGTTGTACCCAGAAGGCTGCATCCAGTTTACCCCCTCTGCCGAACCTGTTTACATGCTCGTCTACAAACCGTGGTTTCAGCGTATCGTGGATAATTTGGTAGCCAATGCCTTGATTCACAACGAGAGCGGTACGATTGTGTCCATCAGCGTACAGGCAGTCGAGTCATCAACAGCTGTACTCATTTTTAGCGATAATGGTAGTGGGATGGATGAAGAAACAGCAGACCGACTATTTGAGAGGTATTATCGGGGCACAGACACAGAGTCACGCACGGAAGGCTCAGGCCTTGGGATGGTCATTACCAAAGCATTAGTGGAAGCGTTTGGTGGTTCAATCGAGGTGAAAACAGCTGTCGGGCAGGGGACGACGATTTCGATTGCGTGGGAAGCGGAGCAACCGCCTCGGTCTTACATAGGCTGTTAG
- a CDS encoding helix-turn-helix domain-containing protein: protein MDRYTEIDEVIAYIHRHLDEPLPLSRLANHVAYSQYHFARIFKERIGLPPLYYVSTMRLQRAKDLLLRTNMSVRDIGLEIGQQSLGTFSTRFTERVGVSPSEFRETAQLAEDRLRSLQQLIEWNWFYPAPERPMTIAGTIESTEPFQGVILIGLFAKPIPEGLPLYGTLLPSLGNFCFTNVKPGTYYLMATSVAWGMQAMDFLLPYETLRTRSKKPIIVTPTTIVPHQQVTLHVPHPDDPPILISLSLLMNRFIQQFPQ, encoded by the coding sequence ATGGACAGGTATACCGAAATTGACGAAGTGATCGCTTATATACATCGACATTTAGATGAGCCGTTGCCACTTTCCCGGCTGGCGAATCATGTTGCGTATAGCCAGTATCATTTTGCGCGGATTTTTAAAGAAAGAATCGGTCTCCCGCCGCTTTATTACGTATCAACCATGCGACTCCAAAGGGCAAAGGATTTACTTTTACGCACGAACATGAGTGTTCGTGACATTGGTCTGGAAATTGGCCAGCAGAGCCTGGGGACGTTCTCTACCCGTTTTACGGAGCGTGTCGGGGTATCGCCTAGCGAATTTCGAGAAACGGCTCAGCTAGCGGAAGACCGTCTCCGTTCCTTGCAGCAGTTGATAGAGTGGAACTGGTTTTATCCGGCCCCCGAGCGACCGATGACGATAGCAGGGACAATCGAGTCCACAGAGCCTTTTCAAGGCGTCATTTTGATTGGGTTGTTTGCCAAGCCGATCCCAGAAGGTCTTCCTTTATACGGAACATTGCTGCCCTCGCTAGGTAATTTTTGTTTTACCAATGTCAAGCCGGGCACGTATTACTTGATGGCAACGTCTGTTGCCTGGGGCATGCAGGCGATGGATTTTCTCTTGCCGTACGAGACCTTACGCACACGTTCCAAGAAACCAATCATTGTCACACCAACTACGATCGTCCCTCATCAGCAAGTTACTCTTCATGTGCCTCATCCGGACGACCCTCCCATCTTGATTTCTCTTTCCTTGCTCATGAACAGATTCATTCAACAGTTTCCTCAATAA
- a CDS encoding GNAT family N-acetyltransferase, producing MQLEELTASTARAYKSLVHPKHLEWLDQINGASVWGFGASNNNQPAGIVLGRSAVSEGQAKIIELVVAEGHQRRGMGMKLLWHAEQKMREQGISDGQFAGFIKAQDFPWLSKIAIREGWQLPKVKTYMYTLGSMRLGECQWVERLSLPEGFTLFPWKDLTPAERLEIEQGEGKWYTSLLSPFFEEGKFDPDYSTGLRYQGKVIGWVIVQRMAGNLLLYKTMFVQEKYQKQARGITLLMKTIAQAQPAFPFGICFIEHDNEPMLRFMERRLGPTILHRKLWIETTKVLVGQYSDYFC from the coding sequence TTGCAACTAGAGGAACTGACTGCTAGCACTGCACGGGCGTATAAATCGTTGGTGCACCCCAAGCACCTGGAGTGGCTGGACCAGATCAACGGCGCATCTGTTTGGGGATTCGGGGCTTCTAACAACAATCAGCCTGCGGGCATCGTTTTGGGGAGATCTGCTGTAAGCGAAGGACAGGCCAAGATCATCGAGCTTGTGGTAGCAGAGGGGCATCAACGGCGGGGAATGGGGATGAAGCTGTTGTGGCACGCTGAGCAAAAAATGAGAGAGCAAGGCATCAGCGACGGACAGTTTGCTGGTTTCATCAAAGCACAAGATTTTCCATGGCTCTCCAAAATCGCGATCAGGGAAGGCTGGCAGTTGCCAAAGGTAAAAACCTATATGTACACACTCGGCTCGATGCGGCTGGGGGAGTGCCAGTGGGTAGAGAGGCTGTCTCTCCCAGAAGGTTTTACCCTCTTTCCATGGAAAGACCTGACCCCAGCAGAGCGTCTGGAAATTGAGCAAGGTGAAGGGAAATGGTACACGTCGCTTTTGTCGCCATTTTTTGAAGAAGGAAAATTCGATCCCGATTACAGTACAGGCTTGCGCTATCAGGGGAAAGTCATTGGCTGGGTGATCGTACAGCGAATGGCCGGGAATCTGCTTTTATACAAAACGATGTTTGTCCAGGAAAAGTATCAGAAGCAGGCTAGAGGAATTACGCTGTTGATGAAAACCATTGCACAGGCTCAGCCAGCGTTTCCTTTTGGCATTTGCTTTATCGAGCATGACAACGAGCCCATGCTGCGGTTTATGGAAAGAAGATTGGGTCCGACGATTTTGCACCGGAAGCTCTGGATTGAAACGACGAAGGTACTAGTTGGACAATATTCGGATTACTTCTGTTAA
- a CDS encoding LysR family transcriptional regulator, protein MEINDLKIFQMVATLGSVSKTAAELSYVQSNVTARIKLLEKELGTPLFYRNKRGMTLNTEGKRLLEYSREIIAKFEEMQKYFHRASEPSGVLEVGMVETINALPRLLSSYCSQYPHVDISLKAGVTENLLQKVLDLALDGAFVSGPINHPLIEQEQVFQEELVLVTKNSSFTASDITGKALLLYKKGCGYRERLETWMKVEGLIPKKVMEFGTFETIIGGVAAGIGITILPKSAVHHLVESGTVHIHRIPEPYHEVITVFIRRKDSFVTNTMQAFLDEIRLQKTKA, encoded by the coding sequence GTGGAGATCAACGATTTGAAAATATTCCAGATGGTCGCCACATTGGGCAGCGTGAGCAAGACCGCAGCCGAGCTGAGTTACGTTCAGTCGAATGTGACGGCGCGGATCAAGCTGCTGGAAAAAGAGCTGGGGACACCTTTGTTTTATCGCAACAAGCGAGGCATGACCTTAAATACAGAAGGGAAGCGCCTGCTCGAATATTCGCGAGAGATCATCGCCAAATTCGAAGAAATGCAAAAGTACTTTCATCGGGCTTCCGAGCCGTCTGGGGTGTTGGAGGTTGGGATGGTCGAGACGATCAATGCCCTTCCGAGGTTGCTATCCTCGTATTGCAGCCAGTATCCGCATGTGGATATCTCTCTCAAGGCAGGTGTGACAGAGAATTTGCTGCAAAAAGTATTGGATCTCGCGCTGGATGGAGCGTTCGTGAGTGGACCGATTAACCATCCTTTGATCGAGCAGGAGCAAGTGTTTCAAGAGGAGTTGGTGTTGGTAACGAAAAACAGTTCCTTCACCGCCAGTGATATCACAGGGAAAGCTCTTTTGCTCTACAAAAAGGGCTGCGGGTATCGAGAACGGTTAGAGACTTGGATGAAGGTGGAGGGCTTGATTCCAAAAAAAGTGATGGAGTTTGGAACGTTTGAGACCATTATCGGGGGCGTAGCAGCGGGGATCGGCATTACCATTTTGCCGAAGTCGGCGGTACATCACTTGGTCGAGAGCGGAACGGTTCATATTCATCGCATCCCGGAGCCTTATCATGAGGTGATAACCGTTTTTATTCGTAGAAAAGATTCATTTGTAACGAACACGATGCAAGCGTTTCTGGACGAAATCCGCTTGCAGAAAACGAAAGCGTAA
- a CDS encoding DMT family transporter yields MNKQLLLGSIFCMVASMSWGAMFPVAHIALQEIDPFYFSFLRYFFVTVILCGLLWAKEGLSAFRFEGRGKSLLFFGTMAFTVYNMGVFLGQDLMGEPGTIAASIMEVLMPMISIVLLSITTRKLPPYYTLATILIALVGAVLVITNGNLTFFTTASEHLIPLFFIFIGVVGWVVYSIGGGRFNTWSTLRYSTLTCLLGTGVNFVIVTTASLFQWLPVPTVETVISIKYEMAFMVLLPGFVALLSWNAGIKLLTPLNGILFINLVPITTFAMMAFQGYEISRYELCGTLLVILALIGNNHFQRKQLPYRSVTKQQPSGRKVPSM; encoded by the coding sequence ATGAACAAGCAACTACTTTTGGGGTCTATTTTCTGCATGGTGGCCAGTATGTCATGGGGGGCGATGTTTCCGGTTGCGCACATCGCACTGCAAGAAATCGATCCATTTTACTTCTCATTTCTGCGCTATTTTTTCGTAACGGTCATTTTGTGCGGTTTGCTCTGGGCAAAAGAAGGCTTGTCTGCCTTTCGTTTTGAGGGGCGCGGGAAGTCTCTGCTGTTTTTTGGAACAATGGCGTTTACCGTCTACAATATGGGAGTATTTCTCGGGCAAGATTTAATGGGAGAGCCAGGCACGATTGCAGCGTCCATTATGGAAGTGCTCATGCCGATGATCTCGATTGTCCTTTTGTCCATTACTACTAGAAAACTACCGCCGTACTATACGTTGGCGACGATTCTGATAGCTTTGGTCGGCGCTGTTCTTGTTATTACTAATGGCAATCTTACCTTCTTTACTACAGCAAGTGAGCATTTGATTCCGTTGTTCTTCATTTTTATTGGTGTCGTGGGTTGGGTCGTCTACTCGATCGGCGGCGGGCGTTTTAACACGTGGTCTACGCTTCGCTACTCCACGTTGACGTGTCTCTTAGGAACAGGAGTGAATTTCGTGATTGTCACGACTGCCTCACTCTTTCAATGGCTTCCGGTTCCTACCGTGGAAACGGTGATATCCATCAAATACGAAATGGCATTCATGGTTCTTTTACCCGGCTTTGTAGCTCTTTTGAGCTGGAATGCAGGTATCAAGCTGCTCACTCCGCTCAACGGCATTTTGTTTATCAACCTGGTTCCGATCACGACCTTTGCCATGATGGCGTTTCAAGGCTATGAGATCAGCCGTTACGAATTGTGCGGCACCTTGCTCGTGATCCTTGCCCTAATCGGGAACAACCACTTCCAAAGAAAGCAACTACCATACCGTTCCGTCACCAAGCAACAACCGAGTGGAAGAAAAGTTCCGTCCATGTAG
- a CDS encoding methyl-accepting chemotaxis protein, with amino-acid sequence MKTAKFSRSSSLRTKLVLLCLLLLAMPCLVIGFQGYYSASNSLDDLGSRILKNNVNLTIEMIDVLQKQVEAGKISKEDAQEQVKIHILGPKQSDGTRSINKNIDSGASGYMLVLDEKGVMIASPAIEGKNQWDAKDPDGTFFTQEMIKRGQEGGGFTYYQWSKPTEPDVLYPKIAYSKLDPQWGWIVSASSYMEDFNAPAESVLSDLLIVLGISLIIGFFVSWYASGFISKPISLVAERVKEIAGGDLSGKDIVVKNRDEIGQLVHDVTHMTENLRELISRVRTSSLHVASTSEELTASAEQTSKATEQIAVTMQEIAVGAEDQSKTIDGTVKTINDMSSSLQQIASSSEQVSLTVDTTNMLVSNGNEAIVGAIAQMNSINTTVQELAESIKMLGHRSSEISNIVEVITSIAEQTNLLALNAAIEAARAGEHGRGFAVVANEVRILAEQSAKSTQQIKDLISAIQVDTNKAVYVMQTTTSEVSAGIEVVHEASKAFQEILSGTTEVARQIQQVTTATHHMTTGAEQAVHSIETIATTAETTAFGTQNISAAAEQQLASMEEISSSAASLSKMADELHESIQQFKV; translated from the coding sequence ATGAAAACAGCCAAGTTCTCCCGTTCCAGCTCTCTTCGTACGAAACTCGTCCTGCTATGTCTCCTGCTATTGGCGATGCCTTGTCTCGTCATCGGATTTCAGGGCTATTATTCTGCGAGCAACAGCTTGGACGACTTGGGCAGCCGCATCTTAAAAAACAACGTGAACCTGACGATTGAAATGATTGATGTTCTCCAGAAACAGGTCGAGGCGGGCAAAATCAGCAAAGAAGATGCACAGGAGCAAGTCAAAATTCACATCCTCGGGCCTAAGCAATCGGATGGAACCCGCTCGATTAACAAAAATATCGATTCCGGTGCCAGCGGATACATGCTCGTTTTGGATGAGAAAGGTGTCATGATCGCTTCTCCTGCGATTGAGGGGAAAAATCAGTGGGATGCAAAAGATCCTGATGGTACCTTTTTTACCCAAGAAATGATTAAGCGCGGTCAGGAAGGTGGCGGCTTTACATACTATCAATGGTCGAAGCCAACGGAGCCCGATGTTCTCTATCCGAAAATCGCCTACTCCAAGCTAGACCCTCAGTGGGGATGGATCGTAAGCGCAAGCAGCTACATGGAAGACTTCAATGCCCCTGCCGAAAGTGTACTGTCTGATTTGCTGATCGTGCTGGGAATCTCCTTGATCATCGGATTCTTCGTCTCGTGGTATGCCTCTGGGTTCATTTCCAAGCCCATCTCCTTGGTTGCTGAGCGCGTGAAAGAAATTGCTGGTGGCGATCTGTCCGGGAAAGACATCGTCGTAAAAAACCGTGATGAAATCGGACAATTGGTACATGACGTGACCCATATGACAGAGAATTTGCGCGAGCTTATCTCTCGTGTCCGCACCAGCTCTCTGCATGTCGCTTCTACCTCTGAGGAGTTGACGGCGAGTGCAGAACAGACGAGTAAGGCAACCGAACAAATTGCCGTCACGATGCAAGAGATCGCCGTCGGGGCAGAGGATCAGTCCAAAACGATCGATGGAACAGTCAAGACGATCAACGACATGTCCTCGAGTCTGCAACAAATTGCGTCCAGCTCCGAACAAGTCTCCCTGACAGTCGATACAACGAACATGCTGGTCTCAAACGGCAATGAAGCAATTGTCGGTGCCATCGCTCAAATGAATTCTATCAACACAACTGTCCAAGAGCTGGCAGAATCAATCAAAATGCTTGGTCACCGCTCTTCAGAAATCAGCAATATTGTAGAGGTCATCACCTCGATTGCCGAACAAACGAACCTGTTGGCGCTAAATGCTGCGATCGAAGCGGCCCGTGCTGGAGAGCATGGACGTGGATTTGCTGTCGTCGCCAATGAAGTACGTATCTTGGCTGAGCAATCAGCAAAATCTACCCAGCAAATTAAAGACCTTATTAGCGCGATTCAGGTCGATACGAACAAAGCCGTATACGTAATGCAGACGACGACATCTGAGGTTTCGGCTGGAATCGAAGTCGTACATGAAGCCAGCAAGGCCTTCCAGGAAATCTTGTCTGGAACGACAGAAGTAGCACGTCAGATTCAGCAAGTTACCACTGCCACTCATCACATGACAACCGGAGCAGAGCAAGCTGTCCATTCCATTGAAACGATTGCCACCACTGCGGAGACAACGGCTTTCGGAACACAAAACATTTCGGCTGCCGCTGAACAGCAATTAGCCTCTATGGAGGAAATTTCGTCCTCTGCTGCTTCCTTGTCAAAAATGGCAGATGAGCTGCATGAATCGATTCAACAATTTAAAGTGTAA